The genomic region GGTGCCGAGGTGCACCAGCTCCGACGCGTTCGGGCCGATGCAGTGCACCCCGAGCAGCGCCTGGTCCGTCGGCGACGCGATGAGCTTCAGGAACCCGACCGCCTCGCCGATGAGGTTGGCGCGGGCGTTGTCCACCAGCCGCGCGTGCCCGACGACGTAGGGGATCCCCTTCGCCTGGAGCGTCTCCTCGGTCTCGCCGACCGAGCTCACCTCGGGGATGGTGTAGATGCCGACCGGGAGCAGGTCGGTGAGCTTCTGCTTGTAGGAGTGGCCGGCGGCGTGGGTCATGGCGACGCGCGCCTGCTCCATGGCGGTGGCCGCGAGCCCCGGGAACCCGACCACGTCGCCCGCCGCGTAGATGTGCGGGACGGTGGTCTGGTAGTTCTCGTTCACCTTGAGCAGGCCGCGCTCGCTCGCCTGCAGCCCGGCCGCCTCGAGGTTCAGCGACTCCACGTTGCCGATGCGGCCCGAGGCGACGAGCACCTTCTCGCAGACCAGCCGCGAGCCGTCGTCGAGGGTGATGAGCACGTCCCGGTCGCCCGGCTCGAGCTTCGTCGCCCGGCTCTCCTGGTGCAGCTCCACGCCCGCCATGGCGAGCAGGTCCTGCAGGGCGCGCGAGACCTCGGCGTCGAGGAAGGTGAGCAGCCGGCTCTTGCTGTCCACCAGCGTCACGTGGACGCCCAGGGCGGCGAAGATGGAGGCGTACTCGCACCCGGCCACGCCGCCGCCCAGGATGGCGAGCGAGCGCGGCACCGCGCTCATCATCAGGATCGAGTCGGAGTCGTAGATGCGCGCGTGGTCGAAGGCGACGTTCGACGGGTGGAAGGGGCGCGTGCCGGTGGCGACGAGGATGGTGTCGGCGGTGAGGGTCTGGGAGGAGCCGTCGGGGATGGTGACCTGCAGCCGGTGCGGATCGACGAAGCTGGCCGTCCCGCGGAAGGTCTCCACGCCGAAGTCGTTGAGGTGGTTCCGGATGCGCGAGTGCTCGCGGGCGGTGACGAGGCCCCGGCGGCCCATCAGCTCGGGGATGGTGACGGCCCCGGACACGTGCAGCTCGATGCCGTGCGCGTCGCGGCTGCGGGCCTGCTGGATGGCGAGGGCGGTCTCGCGCAGGGCCTTGGAGGGGATGGTGCCGGTGTTGGCGCAGGCGCCGCCGGGCACGGCCTCCTTCTCCACGAGCGCGACCTTCTTGCCGAAGAAC from Anaeromyxobacter paludicola harbors:
- the sthA gene encoding Si-specific NAD(P)(+) transhydrogenase; translation: MALHYDVVVIGSGPAGERGATQAAFFGKKVALVEKEAVPGGACANTGTIPSKALRETALAIQQARSRDAHGIELHVSGAVTIPELMGRRGLVTAREHSRIRNHLNDFGVETFRGTASFVDPHRLQVTIPDGSSQTLTADTILVATGTRPFHPSNVAFDHARIYDSDSILMMSAVPRSLAILGGGVAGCEYASIFAALGVHVTLVDSKSRLLTFLDAEVSRALQDLLAMAGVELHQESRATKLEPGDRDVLITLDDGSRLVCEKVLVASGRIGNVESLNLEAAGLQASERGLLKVNENYQTTVPHIYAAGDVVGFPGLAATAMEQARVAMTHAAGHSYKQKLTDLLPVGIYTIPEVSSVGETEETLQAKGIPYVVGHARLVDNARANLIGEAVGFLKLIASPTDQALLGVHCIGPNASELVHLGTAVIALGGDLHYFIHAVFNYPTLGEAYKYAAYDALDKIKSWRPASAEGTAAAKPRAVEKAG